The Phycisphaerales bacterium AB-hyl4 genome contains the following window.
CATCACCCCCACCCTCACTCACCCGCCACAGCCTCACCCCGCTCAAGCACGGCGATCGCCTGCTCGGCCGTAAACTTGTTCTCGTACAACGCCACGCCCACAATCGCCCCCTGGATCGGCAACTCGCGCAGCGCCGCAAGGTCAGCCAGCGTCCCCACGCCACCCGACGCCACCACCGGCGTGTGCGTCGCCTCGGCGATCGCCCGCGTCGCTTCGATGTTCGGCCCCTTCATCGTCCCATCCGTCGCGATGTCGGTATACACGATCGCCGCCAACGGCCAGTCGCTGACCTGCTGGGCAATCTCCACGGCGCTCATCTGCGTCGTCTGCTCCCAGCCCGACACCGCCAGCATGCCCTTGCGTGCATCGAGCCCGAGCACCAGTCGGCCGCGATAGGTCGGATTGCCCATCAGCCCCTCGAACCAGTTCCACTGCTGCAGCGCTGCCGTGCCGAGGATGACGCGGAACACGCCCGCCTGGAGCAGGCGGTCGATCGCCCCTTCCCGCCGCACGCCGCCGCCGACTTCCACCTTGAGGTTCGTCTCCTGGCAGATCCGCCGAATCACATCGAGGTGGACCACCCGCCCCTCGCGAGCGCCGTCGAGATCCACCACATGCAGCCACGTCGCCCCCGCGGCCTCGAAGTGCTTCGCCTGCTCGACCGGGTCGGCGTGATAGGTGGTCTGCTGGCCGTAGTCGCCCTGCTTTAGCCGAACGACACGGCCGCCGCGAAGATCGATGGCGGGGAATAGGTGCATGCGATAAGGCCTTTCATTCAATAGAAACATCGAGCCGGGCAACATAGAGCAAACCACTCGCGCAGGCAATCACACGCGCGGCACGCCCCCCCCTCGCCCCACGAGATCGCCCGACCGATCACCAGCCCCCGGCGCGACGGGCATCACAAACAGATACGCCAGCAACGCCACAAACAACAACGCCGCCACCGCGACCTTCAGCGCATAAGGCAGCGTCGGCTCGTTGATCTGGCTGAAGCCGCCTTCAATCACCGCCGCGATCACCAGCAGCGTCGCAGCGCCGACGAGGATATGAACCAGCGACGGGCGCATCGCGCGTAGCTGCTGTCGCAACGAGCCGCCATCGAAATTCAGTTGCGCCCGCGCGAGCATGAAGCCCGCGGTGCAGCCGAACAGGATGCAAGGCAACTCGATCGCGCCGTGCGGGCCAATCCATGCCAGAAAGAAAAGCATCTGCTGATCATCGTAATACAGGTAGGCCAGGCTCCCCAGGATGCAGCCGTTGTAGAACAGGACGATCATCGTCCCCACGCCGAACGTCAGCCCCAGCGCGAACGCGAGGATGGTCACGCGGATGTTGTGCGTCATCAACTGTGCCGTAAAGTTTGCATGATCGCCAGCCGTCTGAATCTGCGACACGCCCTCCGCTTCCATCGCCTCCAGGTTCGCCACCCGCTCGGCCGGGCTCTGCTCAAGGTGATAAGGAAACGCGGAGATGAAAACCAGCGACGTGTCCGGGTGAATCATCGTCCCCAGAAAGCCGAACAGCATGCCCGTCAGCATGCCGAGCGTCGCCAGTCCCAGCAGCCGTTTTTCACGTCGCATCAGCGCGGGGAACGTGTGTCGAATGATGCGCCAATACGCGCGAAACGGCTGCACCCGCCGTGGCACGGTCAGTTGCGCGTAAGCTCGGCCGACCAGGTGCTCGAGCGATTCGAGCAGCGCGGGGTTGGCGGTTTGTGTCTGCGCGATATTCAGGTCGCTGGACGTCAGCCGATAAAGTGAAAACAGCTCATCCACCTGCTCGGGAGCGAGCCCGTCCGCCCCCTTTTCTTCAAGCCGGGTCAGCAACACGTCGAGGCGTTCCCATCGCGGGCGTCGCTGGCGGATGAATTGGTTCAGTTCCATAGCTGCTGATTTTGACATCCCGGCCGAGGATGGACAAGATTCACCTGATTCGCCCATTCCCACGAGAGCCGCCGACCGTGCGACAATATCAGATTACCACGCCCGAGCAGGTCCAGTTTCGCTACGAAGTCGCGGGCCTGATGAGCCGGGCGATGGCGTGGGTGGTCGATCAATTGATCCTCTGGGCAGCGCGGCTGGGGTTCGTGTTCGCATTGAGCAGCGCAGGCCAGTTGAGCCTCGCCGCGGTGTTCGTCAGCATTTTCGTGCTCGACTTCGGCTATTACGCCTGGTTCGAGCTGCGCCAGGCCGGGCAGTCGCCGGGCAAACGGCTGCTCGGCTTGCGCGTGATCCCCGCCAGCGGCGCGCAGTTGAGCTTCGCCGACGTGATGATCCGCA
Protein-coding sequences here:
- the hisA gene encoding 1-(5-phosphoribosyl)-5-[(5-phosphoribosylamino)methylideneamino]imidazole-4-carboxamide isomerase; this encodes MHLFPAIDLRGGRVVRLKQGDYGQQTTYHADPVEQAKHFEAAGATWLHVVDLDGAREGRVVHLDVIRRICQETNLKVEVGGGVRREGAIDRLLQAGVFRVILGTAALQQWNWFEGLMGNPTYRGRLVLGLDARKGMLAVSGWEQTTQMSAVEIAQQVSDWPLAAIVYTDIATDGTMKGPNIEATRAIAEATHTPVVASGGVGTLADLAALRELPIQGAIVGVALYENKFTAEQAIAVLERGEAVAGE
- a CDS encoding stage II sporulation protein M produces the protein MELNQFIRQRRPRWERLDVLLTRLEEKGADGLAPEQVDELFSLYRLTSSDLNIAQTQTANPALLESLEHLVGRAYAQLTVPRRVQPFRAYWRIIRHTFPALMRREKRLLGLATLGMLTGMLFGFLGTMIHPDTSLVFISAFPYHLEQSPAERVANLEAMEAEGVSQIQTAGDHANFTAQLMTHNIRVTILAFALGLTFGVGTMIVLFYNGCILGSLAYLYYDDQQMLFFLAWIGPHGAIELPCILFGCTAGFMLARAQLNFDGGSLRQQLRAMRPSLVHILVGAATLLVIAAVIEGGFSQINEPTLPYALKVAVAALLFVALLAYLFVMPVAPGAGDRSGDLVGRGGGVPRV